One segment of Anguilla anguilla isolate fAngAng1 chromosome 1, fAngAng1.pri, whole genome shotgun sequence DNA contains the following:
- the LOC118219609 gene encoding protein NYNRIN-like: MSHFEYIYGFNEVTLHTPHTPLQLLLNGKVKGVSNSRLARWTLDLGSKNLKTVYKSSCMLPRTLLYEGDPHTCDTKPVQPLDSVFEVCAIEGAIDVYVDGSRYWQDGQYHTGFAIHSDNGDFLYRCPSHFSAQKAEISAVLQTFSVFPDSDLNIFSDSAFVVNSLTEYLPIWQKRGFTSADGQPLKQVGPIQALWTAAKSCTHKVALLKVKAHQKKGVSQHGDGNLAVDELAKKAAVAGRPFHVLEPEPELVAVVNVREPTDLKVAQQRDPVLREAIKQKQNGEAILEGPLTLFDAQLLVHDCMLLYTGNDIPVWIPPTELRNDILYHIHNQGGHLGIEKTKDRLKNMFWWPDVDKNVKDYCTNCLTCAQINPSPVKRKGRLRPTCLAEGPWTNLQIDYVGPLPAARGGYRYILIIIDTFTKWIEAFPIKSDTASATARVLWEQVYCRWGLPLSLESDRGTHFTGKIHTDLAKLLGIKHQLHIAHHPQSSGGVERTNRTLKTALRKMVLENGTNWAQNLPSILMSVRGVVHKSTGYSPHELMTGRGMRMPEHLLLEVPRPMIEGWATETFLKNLCSSLPAMYQQAAQQIGSIQKYNKMYYDQHVSEQKFEPGDEVMVKNYHHAGPWSANWKGPYTVIDKCGNVYSLSLFHCYDHPVLSGQMSIFFFLHPFCFFLF, encoded by the exons ATGTCCCATTTCGAGTACATTTACGGCTTTAATGAAGTGACACTCCATACTCCCCATACACCCCTTCAGCTTCTTTTGAATGGCAAAGTGAAAGGAGTATCTAATTCAAGATTAGCACGATGGACTTTGGATCTGGGTtccaaaaatttgaaaactgtGTACAAATCTTCATGCATGTTACCCCGTACACTTCTCTATGAAGGTGACCCTCACACTTGTGACACTAAACCTGTCCAGCCTCTGGACAGTGTCTTTGAAGTGTGCGCTATAGAAGGAGCCATTGATGTATATGTGGACGGGTCCCGATATTGGCAGGATGGTCAGTATCATACTGGCTTTGCGATTCATTCGGACAATGGGGATTTCCTTTACAGATGTCCATCTCATTTCTCAGCTCAGAAAGCAGAAATTTCAGCAGTCCTACAgaccttttcagtttttccagatTCAGACTTAAACATCTTTTCAGACTCTGCATTTGTTGTTAACTCTCTCACTGAGTATTTACCCATTTGGCAGAAAAGGGGCTTCACCAGCGCTGATGGCCAACCTTTAAAACAGGTCGGACCCATACAGGCTTTGTGGACAGCAGCCAAGTCCTGTACACATAAGGTTGCTCTATTAAAGGTGAAAGCCCATCAGAAGAAAGGAGTAAGCCAACATGGAGATGGTAATTTAGCTGTGGACGAGCTAGCAAAGAAAGCAGCTGTAGCAGGGAGACCATTCCATGTTCTGGAACCGGAACCAGAACTAGTTGCTGTGGTAAACGTCAGGGAACCGACAGACCTTAAGGTTGCGCAGCAACGGGATCCAGTTTTGCGGGAAGCAATCAAGCAGAAACAGAATGGGGAGGCAATTTTGGAGGGCCCATTGACTCTGTTTGATGCACAACTCCTGGTCCATGATTGCATGCTGTTGTACACTGGAAATGACATTCCAGTATGGATCCCACCCACAGAATTGCGGAATGATATTTTGTATCATATCCACAATCAGGGGGGGCACTTAGgtatagaaaaaacaaaagaccgattaaaaaacatgttttggtgGCCAGACgttgacaaaaatgtgaaagattATTGCACAAATTGTTTAACCTGTGCCCAGATTAATCCATCACCAGTGAAAAGGAAAGGGCGACTGAGGCCCACGTGTCTAGCCGAAGGACCGTGGACAAATTTGCAGATCGATTATGTAGGTCCACTCCCTGCAGCTAGAGGAGGCTACAGGTACATTCTCATCATAATAGATACATTCACTAAATGGATAGAGGCGTTCCCAATTAAGTCCGATACCGCATCCGCCACAGCCCGGGTATTATGGGAACAAGTCTACTGTAGATGGGGTCTGCCACTTAGCCTGGAAAGTGACAGAGGCACGCATTTCACAGGAAAAATTCATACAGACTTGGCAAAACTACTTGGGATAAAGCACCAACTACACATAGCTCACCATCCACAGTCTTCAGGCGGGGTTGAACGAACAAACAGAACACTCAAAACCGCATTGAGAAAAATGGTATTGGAAAATGGCACCAATTGGGCTCAAAATCTCCCTAGTATTTTGATGTCTGTGCGAGGGGTTGTTCACAAAAGCACAGGATACAGCCCCCATGAATTGATGACAGGGAGGGGAATGCGAATGCCAGAACATCTGCTACTAGAGGTGCCGAGACCCATGATAGAGGGATGGGCGACTGAAACCTTTCTGAAAAACCTCTGTTCTTCTTTACCTGCTATGTACCAGCAAGCGGCTCAACAGATTGGCTCGATtcagaaatacaacaaaatgtattatgaccaacatgtcagtgaGCAAAAATTTGAGCCGGGAGATGAGGTAATGGTAAAGAATTACCATCATGCTGGGCCATGGTCAGCTAACTGGAAGGGCCCATACACAGTCATTGACAAATGTG GCAATGTTTATTCATTATCATTGTTTCACTGTTATGACCACCCTGTACTGTCTGGCcaaatgtccattttttttttccttcacccattttgtttttttttgttttaa